A window of the Phaseolus vulgaris cultivar G19833 chromosome 5, P. vulgaris v2.0, whole genome shotgun sequence genome harbors these coding sequences:
- the LOC137833970 gene encoding uncharacterized protein yields MALLNLSLKNMMVSQCASTKEMWDILEITHESTTDVKRARKHACIQEYEMFRMFKRETISDVQKRFTHTVNHLISLGKIFEREDLNIKILKCLDRSWQPMVTATLEFKDLTTLTTTSLFGKLREHVLEMNQLNDQENEEKHVKSIVLRAASHKDGKNSSECSDGETLNLLTRKSDKLLKKNSQDKNQPSNMLNSKKVNEFNSTNYTCFRCGK; encoded by the exons ATGGCCCTTTTGAACCTAAGCTTGAAAAATATGAT ggtctcacaatgtgcatctacaaaggagatgtgggacatcctTGAGATTACCCATGAAAGCACAactgatgtgaagagagcaaggaagcatgcctgtatccaagaatatgaaatgTTCAGGATGTTTAAAAGGGAAACCATCTCggatgtgcagaaaagattcacccacACAGTGAATCACCTCATTAGCCTAGGCAAAATCTTTGAAAGGGAGGAtctgaacatcaagatcctcaaatgcttggatagatcttggcaacccaTGGTCACTGCAACTTTAGAATTTAAGGATTTGACCACATTGACCACAacctccttgtttggaaagctaaGGGAACATGTGCTTGAGATGAATCAACTTAATGaccaagaaaatgaagaaaaacatgtGAAGAGCATTGTCTTAAGAGCTGCTAGTCATAAGGATGGTAAAAACTCAAGTGAGTGCAGTGATGGTGAGACTCTCAACTTGCTCACAAGGAAGTCTGACAAGTTATTGAAGAAGAACAGTCAGGACAAGAATCAACCATCAAACATGTTGAATAGTAAGAAAGTGAAtgaatttaattctacaaactaTACTTGTTTTAGATGTGGTAAATAG